One Lucilia cuprina isolate Lc7/37 chromosome 4, ASM2204524v1, whole genome shotgun sequence DNA segment encodes these proteins:
- the LOC111687231 gene encoding plexin-B-like → MDACSVTEHRLGKDSPSNKLLFAKDIPQYRKMVKQFYRDVARLPQISDQEMSTAMQQLSIQQNDEFDTVAALKELYIYVTKYNDQIINALENDINCKKMHLGYKLENVAFTLEGEETSAC, encoded by the exons ATGGATGCTTGTTCAGTTACCGAACATAGATTGGGTAAAGATTCACCAtccaataaattattatttgccAAG GATATTCCTCAATACCGTAAAATGGTTAAGCAATTCTACAGAGATGTTGCTAGACTGCCACAAATTAGCGATCAGGAAATGAGTACTGCTATGCAGCAATTATCCATACAACAAAATGACGAATTCGATACTGTAGCTGCTCTAAAAGAGCTTTATATATACGTTACCAAATATAATGATCag ATAATAAATGCCTTAGAAAAtgatataaattgtaaaaaaatgcaTCTGGGCTACAAATTGGAAAATGTTGCATTCACTTTAGAAGGAGAAGAGACTTCTGCTTGCTGA